The genomic window CCACCACCCAAAAATTAAGAGACTTCTGGAGCTTTTATCACCTCTAAGGGCATTAATAACAggtaaaaaataagtcaaaagcCACTTTATTCTAAACTTAAACCTGCAGGCTTTCACTGAGGGAAATAACATTATACCTGTTAACAGGAGTAAAGAGTGAAACATTTGGACATGTTAAACTGTATAATACATTCAGCTCATTAATCCTATGAAAGTGTCATGATGAATTCATATTGTGTCTGCAGCCAACACAGGGGCAGGTTAGAGAAGTAGAACAGAATATGAGGAAATACATCATTTTTGGGTTTCAGGAGAAAAAAACCCCTGTGAATTATAGAATTATAATAAGACATCATCCTTTAAGTTAGTCTTTAAACATTAAATCAGAACAATTTAGTTTAATATGATCCTTCACTTAAATACTAAGTAATAAACATATATTAACTACAGCCTTTTATATATCTATATGAGTCATATTCAGCAGCACAAAGTTTTATTACACATAGAAATGAAATGTCAAGGATTTAAAGGGGATATCTAAGATGTCTTATGTTCAATTCCAAGGCTATGTATAGTATATATGCTAATTCCTATTGTTGGTCCTTTTTTTTCCCGTTAACTAGTGGAACATCTGTGATGTGACATCATTGTCATCCTTTAATATATGTATGACTCTACAAGATGTCAAACATGTTCTTAATTTAGTGTTAAAAGGGATTATAGTTCTTTTACATATCTCTATTCCCCTATTTATAGTGATCATTAAGTGTATTTGAATGACAAGTCAAAACAATGTAAAGCAAATAAACTGAATGGCAAAATACCGGCATGCAAATGTTTGAGAGGGAGTTATGGAAAAGAGGAGGCTCTGAAAGGGTACTCAAGTACATCATGTCTTTTGAAGAACATGTTTTTCCCCTCATGTTATGTGGCTTCTCCTATGGGATAAAGAGCTGAGATGGTTACCAGGAAAGTATCGTAATAAATCCTCAGTGGAGAATATCAGAAAAATGCCGGTGGCTCACATGGAGACTGGCTCCATAACAACTAGACACCAAAGGACAAAATCTCACAGTGCAAAATTTATTTTCCTGTCAGGGAATGATGAAGCTATCTGAGTCACTGTAAGTGTATTGTAGGGAAAAGTAAATCTGTGACACTTCCTAAATGCATGGCACATGTTATGTTCTCGTTTTCAGCAGAGAGGCAGGTGTGCTGATCATGGCTCCAAAAGGAGGAACCCTCCTTCTGCTGCTCATTGTGTTCAGTGCAGCTTTGGGTAACAAACTGACCTCTCCTCACTATGTTCATCCACCTGGATAATAATGCAATCCATAAATAGAACGTGTCTCTAACCCATTGTTTTCTGCTCAGATATATGTCCAGATACGAAGACAAGGAAAAATCTTTACTGCGAGGACAGCCCCAAAAAACTGGTACGCATCACAACACAGCAATTTAACCTCAACTCACTGACACTGAGAGAAAAAGTTTCCacaactgagaaaaaaaatggtactgataaaataagttaaaaaaaattaaattaacaataTGAGACATAAAGatgcagaaacatgaaacaatagATGGTAAAAAAAGTTATCACAGTTGAAAATTACTGAACTGAAGTATAAGAAATAGGtaataatagtaaaaacaaaCTAATAACCTTGAAAACGTCCCATATGTTATTAATGAGTATAGCTAACGTTTAGGCAAAGATTCTCAAAGATTTAAACATGTACACTTATTATATTTAAATctgttattacatataataataaaatagattTCCAGTCTATGTCGTCTATTTTTTATTAGAACACGACactaggtgtggacccaaatgcatcgagactccaggatcagtggtcaaaaaaaaaaagatttattttacaaaaaacaaaagcacaaaagataacaaaaagagaaagcacaacgtgctctacaaATAACCTAAAGAAACTctaatgaactaaaagagaagtacaacatactctataaaaactacaaagcctcagaggataatacaaggaacaagattcaagattcaaaatacttaacatgagatggtcttcacaagatcacagatacgacgcactgacaagagacaaagggaacggggagaatatataagggaggcagggatcacaaacaggtgtggacagttgtgaggagacaccaggtgcaggcaatgacgggacagggaagacaaagacaagactgacagagtgcagacagaacaggaaggaaaccgccatcaccaaaataaaacaggaagagacaaaaacccaaaactaaatcaacataaacgtcgacgcatgacatttttaatcaaattatttGTCTTGTTCCAGATGAGGAAATGCCAGGAAATGGGTAAGAAGACATATAGCACTATtttacaatgtgtgtgtgtgcgtgcgtgcgtgcgtgtgtgtgtgtgtgtgtgagagagagagagagagagagagagagagagagagagagacgtcaTCATGTTTTATTTCTGCAACTTTAAAATATTTTGCAGGACATCCTGTGCCTGATGAGACTCAGGTGAAACAAGTGTTTGGCAACAGGTAAACttgacaaaaatatttaattagtACTAACTTTGTAAAATGTGGGCGGGGCTGTTTATTTCTTAAATACTCCTGCAGTTTATTCAATGTGCAGAGCAGTGAACAGTCGAAGGCTGAAGTTGTGGTGATTTTTcaacatgaatgtatttattcacatatttattcatatatttatttgatAATGGATACAAAAACCACATTTCTTTTAATCAGCTTGTTTCTTCTCTCATTTCTTTCTCAGTGCCAAGGAAAAGACTGATGATGAGAACTCATCAGCTGAATCCACTTTTATGAAATTACTAAAGGAAGTCACAAACAGAGACTTGAATGACTCAGGCAAAGTGGTATGAAAATAAGTGTATGCACAAAATCAGGCCCTTTGACTATGTTTATCTGCTTGATTCATGTATGACACTGCATCATTTTCCTATTTTCTCCTCATCTGTTTGTAGGGATATGAGAAGCTTGATTTCAAGGAACTTCTAAGAATTGTCAAGCAGCTGAAGAACTCTTCAGTTAGTGCTTCTTGTTAACACCAAAATTCTCAAAAGACAGAAAATACTTGTGAATAACATATGGGGTTGATTTCCTGCCAAAGTCttacaaacatacaaaacatgaTGTATACATGTCCTGCCATTCACTTGAAAATTCAGTCAAATACATCACATGTTTGTGATATGTGGGCTATTTGATTTGAGTGAGGATACGTTTTTCAGTAGAGTTGATCATGCAGCTGTAGAGATTTGTGTTACCTGTGTGTTTTTCCTTTAGGAAAAAAGTGTGACATCCATGGAATTCATACTGTCATTGTCAtcctaaaacagaagaaaaaaactaacGAGAGTAACATCATTCTATGGCAACTAAAAAGAGGTGCACTATTTGGCAGAACATGTGGTGCTTAAATTGAGTCATAGTGCCACCTGCTGTTGTAGAGGGAGAACTACTCAAGACATTAGTGAATCATTGAAACATTAATTATGCCCAGTCACACTGATTACCCCGCCCCcacgaaagggaggcaaggggtattatttctggtttggtttgtttctttgtttgttttttaacactctagcagcaaaactataggatGAATTCACACTACATATGGGTTttcagattgccagtgacacagagtagatctgattacattttgggaaaagtaggtcaaagttaacatttttttaatgaatttttaaaatcttttttccccatttacttataatgggtgaaatttcaaatgtctataaaaacatagattttgtttcaatttacttcaaacttgacacctATATTGAagcaactgatatgatgacatcaccacatgcatagatgtgatgtcatcagctggatcgatgccaaaataagctacaatacatgtgaggggctgggtttgttgtgcgtggccccacttgttttttttaggttttgtaAGATATGCTGTTTTGTACTGTTAAGATGTGCTGTAGTTGTTTCTAAAGCATAACGCTGAGGAAAAATATTATAAAGTTTTGTAATTTGCAGAACAAAATCATTGTACTTCCAAATCAAGCTCTGTTTGTAAGGGAACAAGAAAATATAAAGCATGctgtattacctccgccaaggaggttatgtttttgctggcgtttgtttgtctgttcgtgtgcaagataactcaaaaagttacggacagatttagatgaaaatttcaggaaatgttgatactggcacaaggaacaaatgattaaattttggtggtaatcaggggtgggggggccacaggagcccactgatctgccttggcggaggtctgcgctctctgagtccttttctagaaaagagagcgcacacctccgccaaggcagatcagtgggcccctgtggcccccccacctccgatcaccaccaaaatttaatcatttgttccttgtgccagtatcaacatttcctgaaattttcatctaaatctgtccataacttttttagttatcttgcagacagacagacagacagacatcgggggggcactaatctgccttggcggaggtctccgAGTGTTTATctagtttgtttatgttttgGCAGGAAATTAGTTCCATATAACTTTGTCAGTATATGTGTGAATTACACGCCTGTCTCTTATTCAACCAGGAGCCCTCTGTATGTTACATGAGAGCATTTGTCAGCTGTGCAGCCTTAAATAATTTGACAAACCAAGATGAAAACATGGACTCAAGTGATTATGACCAACTGCAGTGGGCAGCTGATCCAGAGCTGAGGACTATACCTCCTAACAGACTCCAACTTGGAGCCCAAGCAAAGGGtccaaaaatgaaaagaaagtgAGTCTATTTATTAAAGTGACTCAACATTTTCTATTTCCTAAAAGTCTCAAAACTGTTTGACTGTTGGCTTCCCAGGATGGACATACTGGCCAAGGCTTATGGGCACATGTCAAATAACCAGAAGACTCAAGTGTTAAGATGGGCTAAAGAGCAGATCATGCGGGATCGTTTCAACTGTACTACATCATCATCAAAATCAAGTAAGAGATGTCTTAAGTCCATCAggtcacaacatttttctaagtaAACAACACATAATGACATTTGATATATTGTTATActctcattttaacccataaagacccagtgctacttttgtgtcaggtcccagatgaatttttctctctatttaatctttaagtcacaggtgtcaaacatgcggcccgggggccaaatctggcccaccaaaggttccattccggcccgcatgatgaaagtgtaaaaatgaacctgaacagtcaaggttgtccaaatccaaaaaccaatgtgatctcaagtaaaaataacacaataacctataattaatgacaactacaaattttctttgtgaaaaattatgtagaaaaaatttaagagaaaaaaataacacagTTACAccgtgaaaatatttatatttacaaaacccttctttcacaataaaatgcaaataaatacataaatgaaaacaaagatgaactacccgaaatgtgcaattttgacaacattctgccttttactaaatgttttgtgcatttatggatccactgtgatctgtagttgtgttaataataagagatgtagaaattgttcacattttagttccaaactccgaaattttaacaatattatgccttttaccaaatgtttatgtaacattgtgtttaatgtacatatataaataataatttgaggcataatattgttaaaattgaactaatttttcaaatgaaattcctgttttttcagattattcacatcttttttgtaaaatgtaaatattttcataatggattcgtcattatttataggttattaagtcattattttactggtctggcctgcttgagatcaaattgggctaaatatggcccctgaaccaaaatgagtttgactcccctgctttaagtgatttatcagtatttattgtaatattattatcagaattttgcatttttttcagcgtaaattaggtattttcctatatttaattcacttatcatgtagatgttcattaaagctcagagtaagttattatatcagaaacagaggaaactggaaaaaactagaagcactcggagagcgcagacctccgccaaggcagatcagtagtgTCTGTTTGTGATGATTTGACTTTGGCTTTGTTCACTCTGTAGCATCCATAAAGAAGTGCAAACCATCACTCAAATGGCTGACCGCTGACACATTCAAGATGATTGGGAAATTCATTTCCAGGCTAGACTCAGCCGATATTGAGTCTTGTCCCAAAGAAGCAGTAAGAAAAGAGCAAAACAAAAGTGCAAAATTGGAGGTTTAAATAGTAATTTTATTCACTAAAGTGCTCTTGTTTTATTCCTTCTCTGTCCTGTAGCTGTGCCAATTTTTCCAATCACCCAAGTTCAAAACCACCTTCAGCAACATCAACAAACTAAACCCCACCTTGTGCAAAACATTGCTCAGTAAAATCCAAAAATGTTTCAACAGCTCCGAGGCATTTGCAGAACATGTGGACAGGTGCGTCTTCATGCATGAAAAAGAAATAGAAGTATGCAGTCAAGTTCTTCTACATTTCTGCATGCACATTTTTATCTGACAACCAGTGAAGAACAGATAAAACCACATCAGAccattattttcttttgttggtTAGTGAGTTTTCGGAATTATTATAGATGAGCAAaatgttttatattaaaaaaaaatgtaatgtcttAAATATTCTGATATTTTTTTAACCTATCAGGCTTGGCCCACTGGCGTGTTGTTACTATGACCCCCCagacatgacctctgacctcaacAAAAAACTTCTCACACAGCTTTCCTCATGTAAAAACCCTGGGTTGAGTAAGGTATCACATAATTATACCCAAATTTTCATTCCTGCGTCCTCCTGGGTTTGGGACAAAGTGAATgactgaatgactgaatgaatgactgaatgacatTTCTGTCTTTTTGGATCACAGTTGAAGAGACAGATTATCAAGTCTGTGATGTCCAATTCTACTGGTGCAAATGCTGAAACTGTACGAGAGCTGGGTGACAGTGCTGTACTTCTGTCTCCTGAACAACTATCCAAAGTCCGTAACGATGATCTCAAAGACATCCTCAGAGATCCCAAAGTCAGATGGAGGAAGGAACAGCATGAAGTTCTGCTAAAGAAAATACTAGGTGATGAAAAGGTGAGCCTCGgggggcttcttttttttttttttcatacgcTGCATCTCTACCTTTGTTTTATCATgtattatttctttgttttagtgtaaggaGATGTCAAGCAGGGACATGATGAATTGTATTTCGCTTGTGGGAGAGCTTCCCAAATGTATATTCCAAAAAGTCAAAGTTCAGGATATGCTGGACAAGCCAGAAGAGCTGAAGAACATCACCAATAGAATGAAAAAGTGGCAGGAGATGGCCATCGTGGAAAAGGTGAGAGGCCAGAGACAATTAGGGCCACTTTCTTTATaacccttaataataataatatataataataatactgatgaATGTTCTCAATATGAGGAAACTTGAGATGAATGAAaaaagtgtttgtgtgtctttagcTCCGGGACAAGGTGGATCTCTCAGATGTGATACGCAAGTTGCCTCCTCCTTTGCTTCGTAGGATTCCACTTACATATCTGAGTAAACTCAACTCTATGGATCAAGTGGCGGATAAAATGTGGAGTCGAGCACAGGTCAAATCAGTTTGAAGTCAATCCTTTCTCACTGCCAACAGTCCTGATATAATAGCTTGAGAAATTTTGCAGGCAGAAAGGATTCATTGTGTTCCATTAACATATAATGTTACCGATGCAGAAACGGGCTTAGACCACACATGTTGTCTTCTATACTGCATCAGTTATTGTTCACTTTATGGCAAATACTTACAAAGTCTTGCCGCCTCTGTTGTCTATTCCTTAGGCTGCCTACTATGTGGAGAAGATGTCTCAGCAAAGGGACTTTTCTCTTAGGTATGGTACATGCAACCTGAATATATACAACTCTTGTATTGTGAGATTTTAATTCAGATCAAAGATAGTATTCAGAGCAACCCAGTATTTCTTGAAAAAATTAAGCAACAAGTAATGCTGTTTGTCCATCAAACAACCTGAATTATGAAGTGTTTGAAAATTAAGGCTCAAAACTCACCTAACCTCCTTTAGCATTtatgggtttttgttttgttttgttttgttttgttttttaataaaaatagtGGCTGGATTCAGATGAAATGAATTGGTGCAAATTAGTATTTGCAAAAAATTCTGCTGTTGTTAGTATATCTATGTACACGTATCTATTTCTATCAAATAAACCACaaataaagaaatagaaaaaggGGAAACTACTGGGGAAAGAATTGTCACTACTTGATGATActtatattttaaatatttttggcATGCACAGGAATGTGGGTGGACTCCTTCCAGGTGTAACATGTGAGATGATTAGAAAACTTTCTGACAAAGAAACGCTGGCTCTGGCTCAGGCCATGAAAGAGAATCCAGACAGGCTCAACAAAGCACAGGTACTGTAGACATATACTCACACACAGAGAATATAAGCACAATTATCCAGAAGCACATGTATGATGTCTTCCTTTTTATACATTTTCAGGCAGCAATTGCTGCCTTCAGGTATTTTAGAACTTTGGAGAAACAGAGAGCTGATTATTTTAAGACCATTACACCGGATGAGCTGGATGAAATTTCTCCTGAGATGCTTCCTTACTTGCCGTAAGCCAATGCTCTGactcttctgtttttcttctgcttttgtttacttaaaaaaactGCAGCGTTTCTCCAATGTATCTGTATTAGTGCATCCATCTTATTTATATATTCCCAGGCCCAGAAAGGTGAATGATTTGCCTGATGCTGTGTGTCCTGTCCTCCTCGACAAGATGGAAGAGGTCAACTTGAGCTCATCACCTATTTATTCTCCATCTCGTCCTGCACTCACCCAGAGAGCCCTGCGCTGCCTGACCAatgtacacaaaacacacacacacacacacacacacacacacacacacgcacacacacacacacacacacacacagaagggaGGCATCATCTTTTTCATTTTCAATCTAGTGTGTTAGTAAAAGTTACTAAGGCCAAATTTGACACAGCATCATATTATATGACCACACAGTTTTACACCACGCAACCACATTTAACTTAATATTCTATAAtacaaaacagctctgttcaatcgtgcatataacaactgaaaggattctatctgcactcttctcttttactttgttttaattaattattattgatgttttattgattgttttaattttaattgtgtgtttttaacctgtctcttttccattttgtactacactgtgaattgccctgtgtatgaactgtgctatacaaataaatctgccttgccttgcctaatatgACCAATGTTCTGTATCATTTTTCCTTTGCCTCTCTTCTTCTCAAGGCTAAATTGCATCACACTGTGTTTGTATCAACGGTGAGATTACACATGCACCAACAATCTGAAATATGACATGTATTTGCAGGGGACAGATTTATCTGAACTGACCGTGGAGGATGTATACAGGCTTGGACAATTCTTGTGTGAGATAAAGCCTTCTGAGCTCCGCCTCTTGTCCCCTGACGTCCTTGTTTCCAGCCTTGAGGCAATGGATTCCTGCCAACACATTCCACAAAAGCACAGGGCACCACTAGTTGAAATTGTCATAGAGAATTTTGGGTAGGCTCCTTTTGGATGCTGTAGTTAGTGCAGAAACTGAGAGAAAAGCAAcaattttaagacttttttttatcttttgcaGGGCTCCATCTGATTGGTCTCCTGAAACTGTGGAAAAACTGGGTCATATCATCCGTTTGAATGATACAGTTGTAAATGATCTGCCTGACAAGGTGCGTTACCTGTGTGTTTTCtataattgtgtgttttctatacagtacatattttatttacttttattttttcttttctctgtctttcttAGCCTGGGATGGCGGAAGTTCTGAAATATGTGGATGACCAGCCCAAAAACCCAGAATCACTGAAAAAGAAATACTTTGATCTCGTCATCAAAGAATCAAAAGGAGCACGCAAAAAGAGAGAAAGTAGGAAAAAGTATTTGAATTTATTGATATTGTGTTTTTGTATATTGCTGAATGTTGCTATTAGTTAATGACAACATATAAATGAATTGTGTTGTTCTAACGCCCTTCGTCTTTCCTCGGCTCTGTTTCAGCCAACAGTAATGGGAATGGCAACAGTGGCAACAATGATGGAGGCAGCAACACTGAGACAGGCGGTAACACTGTCAGGGATCAAACACCCACTGTGGAGCTCATTGAAAGACTGGGAATGAATAATGTGTACTGGTCAATGGAGCAATTGAAAGCGATTTCACCGGAAATTTTCACTGCAACTGTACAAACTCTCGGGAGTGTTCCTGACTACGACCATAAAAAACTGGCTGTTCTGAATAGAAAGGCAGTTCAGGTACTGTGGAGGCACAGAGGCTGGATTTGGTCATTTTACACTCTTACCCTTTCACCCTTGCATTACAACATTTGCATTAATCTTTATAATAGTAATATAGAGTACACAGAAATTCTTGAGGGTGAAATTGTATGTACAGTATCAACTGCTTCCCATATTAGGACTATCAAATGTGTGTTTCTGCAGGTATGGGGTCCTGCAGCACAGATGAATGAAAGTGTGGTGGCACAGATGGGATGCATCGCTCAGGGTTTCTCTGACACAGAGCTGGAGGAACTTGACTTCTCGCTGGACACTCTGGATGATATCGCCCACTGTAACTGGAATGAATCACAGGTGGAGTACAGAAACATTTACCCATGAGTGTTACACGATTGTCCTCATTTTCACTTACCTCAGTGACTTGTCTCAATAGCTGGTGCCTGTGTGGAAGGGCATTGGCACATTCAACAACTGGACAGCTGAGCAGCTGGAGGCTACAGACATGGTAGCATTAAACCGGTTCATCTGTGGCCTGAACTCCAGTGAGATCAGACAGCTCAACACGTCTGCGTTCATGTCAGTACCATGGACAACTCACTTCATCATCAAACACTGTGAAGTCCCTCATGCAATAGTTGAACCACCTCTAGCTTCaattacaggacacattcactgtggtactgtttaagTAATGTGATGCATATGAAATGTTGCTATTACTGTCACATGTATTTCTGTCCACGTGAGTATTAAATTTTACAAaggtcttgtattgatgatggttGGAGTTGCATTAAATCTTCGTCATCACATCCCAAGATTCTCAGTAGAGTCCAGGTCTGGACCCaagtggccaatccatgtgtgaaaaataCACTAATAATTTGTTTTCAGTTAAATTAGTATGCAGCTTCACTACATCAGTGTTTTACTACCCATTTTAGaatttcacattcatttttttaagtttagttgTGCAATGTACAGATGATAAAGATTCTATTCCATTCTTATCGgttaatatttgtgtgttttcacaaCAACTTAATGCCTGAATGTCAGAGATGCTGTGGGTGCAATGGATGACATGCAGTGCTCCTTTGAAGTGGCGCAGCACTTTAAAAGCCATGCTGTGTCTGTATTTGGAGCTCCCAGCAGCTGGACAGCAGCACAGGTGTCATACCTGGGCAACATCATTGGTAAGATACTTTCTGCTTCTTCTCTTTATCTGAAGGAACCAAATCCCATTGTAGTTTTTCATGACATTTCTGTTAAATTGCTCATCAGAGGGGTTAGTGACAGTGCAGAGGGGGAAATAAAAGTGGGGGAATGAGGAGCTGATGATGGGAATTTTAGGGAACTGAAAGATCCCTCAAGGTAGTGTACTGAGATTGACTTCCAAATTACAACAAAGCATTGAGGAGCCTCGGAAAATTTAGATTTTGCTTGTCATTGCCCAGAAAATCCTGGtcagctgttgttttgtttttcaggtggGCTGAATGCCCGTGAGTTTGCCTCTTTGAAGACGCCCGTTTTATCATTCATCTCTCCAAAATCCATCCCACTCATTCTTCCCAAAGTACTAGCTGTAAGTTACTTTTCTAATTTTCTGTTGACCCCCTATATGCAAACTAAATCAAAA from Sphaeramia orbicularis chromosome 16, fSphaOr1.1, whole genome shotgun sequence includes these protein-coding regions:
- the otoa gene encoding otoancorin — translated: MAPKGGTLLLLLIVFSAALDICPDTKTRKNLYCEDSPKKLMRKCQEMGHPVPDETQVKQVFGNSAKEKTDDENSSAESTFMKLLKEVTNRDLNDSGKVGYEKLDFKELLRIVKQLKNSSEPSVCYMRAFVSCAALNNLTNQDENMDSSDYDQLQWAADPELRTIPPNRLQLGAQAKGPKMKRKMDILAKAYGHMSNNQKTQVLRWAKEQIMRDRFNCTTSSSKSTSIKKCKPSLKWLTADTFKMIGKFISRLDSADIESCPKEALCQFFQSPKFKTTFSNINKLNPTLCKTLLSKIQKCFNSSEAFAEHVDRLGPLACCYYDPPDMTSDLNKKLLTQLSSCKNPGLSKLKRQIIKSVMSNSTGANAETVRELGDSAVLLSPEQLSKVRNDDLKDILRDPKVRWRKEQHEVLLKKILGDEKCKEMSSRDMMNCISLVGELPKCIFQKVKVQDMLDKPEELKNITNRMKKWQEMAIVEKLRDKVDLSDVIRKLPPPLLRRIPLTYLSKLNSMDQVADKMWSRAQAAYYVEKMSQQRDFSLRNVGGLLPGVTCEMIRKLSDKETLALAQAMKENPDRLNKAQAAIAAFRYFRTLEKQRADYFKTITPDELDEISPEMLPYLPPRKVNDLPDAVCPVLLDKMEEVNLSSSPIYSPSRPALTQRALRCLTNGTDLSELTVEDVYRLGQFLCEIKPSELRLLSPDVLVSSLEAMDSCQHIPQKHRAPLVEIVIENFGAPSDWSPETVEKLGHIIRLNDTVVNDLPDKPGMAEVLKYVDDQPKNPESLKKKYFDLVIKESKGARKKRETNSNGNGNSGNNDGGSNTETGGNTVRDQTPTVELIERLGMNNVYWSMEQLKAISPEIFTATVQTLGSVPDYDHKKLAVLNRKAVQVWGPAAQMNESVVAQMGCIAQGFSDTELEELDFSLDTLDDIAHCNWNESQLVPVWKGIGTFNNWTAEQLEATDMVALNRFICGLNSSEIRQLNTSAFIDAVGAMDDMQCSFEVAQHFKSHAVSVFGAPSSWTAAQVSYLGNIIGGLNAREFASLKTPVLSFISPKSIPLILPKVLAVLTPAQIEALGPDNAAMLTNKQKDALGAEQRDALEIALKGVSETDGSYSGAPSLSVEGMSAFMKPLLFLLMGFMLL